The nucleotide sequence tcaattagatcTCTACAcaatgtttttaattttgtaatcaGATCTTTGTCTATGTAAAAAATGTTAGAATTGACAGAATATTTTTTTACATTGAAGGTATCCACAATTAACAACCTAATTAGATCATTGACCACAAtgtttttaagaaaaatatttcgTTAATTGTAATGTTTTTTTATACGAAAATGattgattataaaattaaaaattgtgtagagacctaattaaaaaaataaaagtataagaacctaattataatttgataaaactataaaaactaataaaataattaaactattaaaATATGTATGGATACCAGAATCATGAGAAGGAAGAAATGAAAGATGTAAAGAGAAGCATATGAAAAAAGCAGTCATAATATTAGAAAATTTGAAGAGAAAGCTCGGCGACCTTAAATTAGCTTTGGCCACTATTCCGTATTATCCCTATCATGACAATCTCTAAACTCCAATTTTAATACTCCAATTGGGATTTATTCGGAacccttccttttttttttctttttagaattGGTGGAAAATGCATATTTGGAACCAAATAAGAAGACTAAATACCTATTTTGGTCCCTTGAGATTCACGCGATTACTTAATTTGCTACTCgaaatttaaaattatctataCTAGTCCTCCAGGTTCgaaatttaaaattatctataCTAGTCCTCCAGGTTCAAGTCCGGGCACCAATATGATCCCTCGGCTTTTTTCGGCAATAACTAGGCAAACAGAGTGTTGAGATGGCACCCTCTCTGCCACGCTGGATGATGAGTAAACAACATCGTTTACCCTTGGCGCCCAAACAAGTCAGAAATGAAGAATAGCGGTGatagagaagaaaaagaatactTTATTTTGAGTCTCCATTGTTTCTTCTCCCTTCGTATACAAAGCGACGACATTTATGACTTGTTTGAATGTCAAggataaacgacgtcgtttactcATTATCCAGCGTGGGAGAGAGGTGCCATCTCAGCATTCCGTTTGTCTAGTCATCGCCGGAAAGAATCAAGGGACTACATTAGTGTCTGGACTTAAATCTGGAAGACCAGTATAAATAGTTTTGAATTTCAAAGACCAAAATGAATAATCGGGCACAGGACCAAAATGAGGATTTAGTTCAAATAAGAGGATTTAATCCAAATCAGAAAGCATCTTGAATCTCACTAAGCTCTTCGGAATCTACATACCAAGATTCAGACAAGAGATATTCAAAAGCGCACGAGAAATCACGCGGAATGCAAGCAAATTATTCATATTAGAATCGCTAAGAACAAAAAACGAGAAGCAGATTAGAACCAATGAGAAATATTAATATAACAATAATAATCGTTCACATTTTAATAAAGCAAGATAGGTTTACTCAACAAGGTTACTAATTTCTGTCCTAATCACTAAACTCGACTCAAATCCATTCCCCGAGATACAATTTCCTACTAATACAATTCTGAATTCACTTTCTCTTCTTAGATGGTGGCTGTGGAGTctcctcttcatcttcctcctcctcttcttcctcatcttccccctcatcatcatcatcttcctcatccccatcatcgtcatcatcatcctcCCCATCATCGCTGCCTCCAGCACCATTAGCCTCAGGATCATCTTCAGGATCAGCCCCTTCCTCGTCACCTTCATCACCTGAATATTCCTCTTCtccatcatcatcctcatcatgtGCATCCTCATCATCGTCGTcgtcatcatcctcatcctcatctgTTTCACTATTCTTGTTTTCTAGGAAAGCATGTTTCCTCTCACGAAGGTCTTCTAAAGGAAACCTGACCAAGATTTAATATAtgtcaaaatatttaattaagttAAACATTATTATATCAAAACAACTGCAGTATCTTCAATGTCAACATGAATTTATGCTTACCTTGCATCAGTCAAATCTGAAGATGCCGAATTACTGACACTCCTCAGCAGATATCCAATCTGAGGGGAAAAATCAGACAGAAGTAAAACAAAAGATGTTTACTGAATTCAATGCAACAGATTATAACAAGTATATTATAGTTcatactcaacaaacacatctaaGATAAACTGAAGCTATGGCATGCATATGTGGATGAAATTCTATGTCACAAACTTAAATCTACTAATGCAGTTTTAAGAATTGTTCATATCCAAGAAGAAATTGTTTGTCATCCGTTTTCTCTGTAATCTTCACAATGGGACTTTGGACAGACAGATCCACTTTAGTATACAACATACAAAGAAACTAATAGAAAACTTTGCATCTGCTAAGGTCATATTTGATATATAAAGAAACTAATAGAAAACTTTGCATCTGCTAAGGTCATATTTGATATATAAACTCTAAACTCTTAACCCCATAGGAAGGGAAAAGCAAAAGGAATAAGTGGAAAATTGTTCTTTCCAATTGATGCGTTGTGTATTTCCTTTATGCTGTTATGCATGAATACCTTTGTACACGTAATATAGAGAAAAATGAAGCACAAGAAGTACCCCCTTTACAAGCTATAGAATGGAAAGCCCAAACTAC is from Arachis ipaensis cultivar K30076 chromosome B01, Araip1.1, whole genome shotgun sequence and encodes:
- the LOC107640534 gene encoding glutamic acid-rich protein codes for the protein MEVLQLQIPSLLAHTVLASAQSLALIGYLLRSVSNSASSDLTDARFPLEDLRERKHAFLENKNSETDEDEDDDDDDDEDAHDEDDDGEEEYSGDEGDEEGADPEDDPEANGAGGSDDGEDDDDDDGDEEDDDDEGEDEEEEEEEDEEETPQPPSKKRK